A single genomic interval of Maniola jurtina chromosome 23, ilManJurt1.1, whole genome shotgun sequence harbors:
- the LOC123877279 gene encoding fez family zinc finger protein erm-like, with protein MTMQPFQSTARLEGPRESSPERAKSPDTPTTPVLNFSIARLMEPDRKKSVSPERPPPPGFLSYGAQLLDSAFKQYIPAARRQLVSHYPLLYYGPDLVSLTYAHQLHLPRPPPVQSPQRPPSPRAPAADHAVSSTTGPTPSPAKNKSFACGACGKVFNAHYNLTRHMPVHTGARPFVCKICGKGFRQASTLCRHKIIHTSEKPHKCLTCGKAFNRSSTLNTHARIHAGYKPFVCEFCGKGFHQKGNYKNHRLTHSGEKAYKCSICNKAFHQIYNLTFHMHTHNERKPFTCSICAKGFCRNFDLKKHTRKLHMGAGSSNNDSSLDTQDESTQEASTSPTEEASRAAFRPFLGASYPRILDPARITAPNTFFSKLL; from the coding sequence ATGACAATGCAGCCTTTCCAATCAACGGCGCGGCTGGAGGGCCCGCGGGAGTCCTCCCCAGAGAGGGCCAAGTCCCCAGACACTCCTACAACACCTGTCCTCAACTTCTCCATAGCAAGATTGATGGAACCGGACAGAAAAAAGTCCGTATCACCTGAACGGCCACCGCCACCTGGTTTTCTATCCTACGGAGCTCAACTCTTGGATTCAGCTTTCAAACAGTACATTCCAGCTGCAAGAAGACAACTAGTCTCTCACTACCCACTACTTTACTACGGACCGGACTTGGTATCTTTGACATACGCCCATCAGTTACATTTACCGAGACCACCTCCTGTGCAATCTCCTCAAAGGCCTCCAAGTCCTCGAGCTCCAGCAGCCGACCACGCGGTGTCCTCCACCACAGGACCTACTCCATCACCAGCGAAGAACAAAAGCTTTGCTTGCGGTGCCTGTGGTAAAGTGTTCAATGCTCACTATAACTTGACAAGGCATATGCCTGTCCACACTGGGGCCAGACCGTTCGTCTGCAAAATTTGTGGCAAAGGATTCCGACAGGCGTCAACTCTATGCCGACACAAAATTATCCACACCTCAGAAAAACCACACAAATGTCTCACTTGCGGGAAAGCCTTCAACCGCTCGTCCACCCTTAACACTCATGCAAGAATCCATGCGGGTTACAAACCCTTTGTCTGTGAATTCTGCGGTAAAGGGTTCCATCAAAAAGGCAACTACAAGAACCACAGGTTAACCCACAGCGGCGAAAAAGCCTACAAATGCAGCATATGCAACAAAGCTTTTCACCAGATTTACAATCTAACATTTCACATGCACACGCATAATGAACGAAAGCCGTTTACttgtagcatatgtgctaaagGGTTTTGTCGAAATTTTGACCTCAAAAAGCATACGAGGAAACTACATATGGGTGCAGGGAGCTCTAACAATGATTCGTCTTTGGACACGCAAGATGAGTCCACGCAGGAAGCCAGCACGAGTCCTACGGAGGAAGCCAGCAGGGCAGCATTTAGGCCTTTCCTAGGAGCATCTTACCCTCGAATCTTGGATCCTGCGAGGATTACTGCCCCGAACACCTTTTTCTCGAAATTATTGTGA